In the Sandaracinus amylolyticus genome, TGCCGCTCCTGCGCGTCGACGGCCATCTGCGGGCCGATCGTCACCGCGGCCTGGCGATAGCGCTCCGAGACGTAGAAGCGCTCGACCCGCACGTGCGCGAGCACGCGCCGCAGATCGCCGCGATACGCCGTGAGCAGCGCCTCGAAGATCTGCTTGTTCTTCGCGCCGAGCTGGCCCTCCATCACGAGCGCGGTCGGCACTTCCTGGATGCCCGCGGCCTCGTACGCGTCGCGCACCAGGCGACGTCGCTCGGGGCGCGGGACCAGCAGGAGCGGGCTCTCGCGGAGCTCGCTCACCATGCGCAGATCGATCTGCGCGTCGGGCAGGTGCGCGAACGATCCGTCGCGCATCATCGAGTCGTCGTTCGAGCCGAAGCCGACGGTGCGACCGTCGCGACCGCGCGGGAAGATCCACGAGAAGACGTAGAGCGCGCCGTCGTCGGTCTCGGAGTACGACTCGAGGCCCTTCATCATGCAGTGCACGAAGGTCGACTTCGCGCTGCCGTTCGGGCCGTGCAGCATCACGAGCTTGTTGATGCGGCCCTCGCGCACGAAGTTGCCGAGCACGCGATAGAACGCCTGCTGGATGTCCTCGTGGCCGACGAGGTAGTCGTGGCGGCGGCGCCCGTCGGTCTCCTTCAGGAACGCGAGATCGAAGAGCTTGAAGCGCGTCGTCGGGCCGCCGGGCTTCGCGAGCGTCTCCTTGCCGAAGTGATCGAAGCAGTCGCGCAGGTAGCGCGCTGCGTCGCGGCTGTGACGCCACGGGTGCTGGCGAAAGAGCGCGAGGTACTCCTCGTAGGAGAGCACGCGCTTCTGCGACGCGAAGCGATCGCGAATCGAAGCGCCGATGCGCTCCAGGACTTCCGAGCTGTCTAGCTTGGGGCCGTTGTCCATGCGGTTGCGGCGAGCTCCGTGTCGGAAGGATTCGTTTGCTGGTTCGCGGACAGACCGCCGCGAACGGGAACGTGATCGCCTCGACGCGTCGAGGCGATCACGGCGAGACGATCACTGCGTCGCGGTCGCGCCCTCGGCGGGCGCGGCGGCGCCGCCGACCGGCAGGACGAGCGCGAGCGTGCGGCAGTCGGGCATGCACGACTCCGGCGTGCACACCGCGAAGTCGACCTCCGCGACCACGCGGTGCTCGCCCGCGGCGCGCGCGGTGAAGGGCACCTGGAAGCGGGCGCGCGGCTCGACCATCTCGGCCGCGTCGTCGGGCCCGAGCTCGGCGCGCTGGAACGCGACCTCACCGGGGCCCTGCAGGCGGATCGCCATCGGGTACTGCGTGTTCACGTGGTAGTTGCCGCGCGGCGTGAGCGCGATGTCGAAGCGGCCCTCCTCACCGGGTGCATAGGGCCCGCCTGCGGTCGCGCGAAGCTCGAACGTCGGATCCTCCGCGACCTCGCGCGCCGCGGCGGCGTCACCACAGCCTCCCCCGGGCGCGGGCGCCTGCGCGGCGGTCGGCGCGCCGCTGCCTGCCCCTTCGGGCGCCGCGGTCGGCTCCGCCGCTCGCTCTTCACCTCCGCACGCCACCATCGCGAGCGCGCAGAAGAGGGCGCCCACGGCACGAACGACTCCGCGCATCCTGACCTCCACCATCTCTTCGCTACGTAGCACACCGGGCCGCGACACCGGTACCGTGACACCCATGCGCTGGATGCTCGCCACAACGCTCGTGACCGCGCTCGGATGCGGCGCATCGAGCGTGCCGTGTGCGTCTTCGCTCGCGTGCGGCGAGGCGCAGGTGTGCGGGCTCGACGGCGTGTGTGGCGCGCTGCCGCCGAGCGCAGGGCACGCGGCGCATCGCGCGCCCGAGACGTGGGCGATCACCGAGGACGGTGCGCCGCGCGAGCTCGAGCGCGGCGGCGACGCGATCACGATCGGCGGTACCCGCCACGGGGCGCTGTGGCTGCGCTTCGACCCGCTGCTCGATCCGCCCGAGCGCGCCGTGCTGGTGCTGCACGCGCCCGACCCCGCGATGCGCCGAGCACGCGAGGGCACGATCACGATCGCGCGCCCCGATGGTCAGGAGCTCGCGCGGGCGCGCGTCACCACCGGTGCGGCGCGCCCGATCACGATCGCGATCCCGGTCGAGGCGCAGCGCGCGATCGAGCTCGTCGTGCGCGCCGATCACGCGCTCGCGATCGCGACCCCGCGCCACGTCGATCCGCGCCGCCGCCCGCGCCTCGAGCTCGTGCTTCGATAAGCACACATCGAAGCGCGCCAGACGTTTTCGTCCGACGGGGGCCGGAGCTCAATAGAGCAGCGTCGCGCTGATCGTCGTGGGCAGCTCCGCCATGCGCTGGCAGAGCTCCTCGCCCACGCGACGCGCCGTCTCCTCCGACACGTCCATCACGAGGTAGCCGATGTTCGCGTCGGTCGCGAGCACCTGACCGACCACGTTCGCGCTCGCCTCGGAGACGATGCGATTCACGTCGCGCAGAACGCCCGGCACGTTGCGGTGGACGTGCGTGAAGCGGTGCACCCCGTCGCGCTTCGGCAGCTCGGCGTTCGGGAAGTTCACCGCGCCGTTCGTCGCGCCGTACTTGAGGAAGCGGATCAGCGTGTTCGAGACCTCGTGGCCGATCGCGACCTGCGCCTCCGCGGTCGAGCCGCCGATGTGCGGCGTGAGCACGACGTTGGGCAGGCCCTGCAGGTCGCTCACGAAGCGCCCGTCGTTGCCCTCGGGCTCGACCGGGAACACGTCGATCGCCGCGCCGCCGAGGTGACCGCTCTTGATCCCCTCCGCGAGCGCCGGGATGTCGACCACGGTCCCGCGGCTCGCGTTGATCAGGTACGCGCCCTTCTTCATCAGCGCGATCTGCTTCTGCCCGATCATGTCCTTCGTCGACGGCGTCTCGGGGACGTGCAGCGTCACGAAGTCGGCCTTCTCGAGCAGCTCCTCGAGGCTCTGCGCCGCGCGGTTGTTGCCCATCGGCAGGCGCGCCGACACGTCGAAGAAGAGCACGTTCATGCCGAACGACTCGGCGAGCACGCCGACCTGACGACCGATGTGCCCGTAGCCGACGATGCCGAGCGTCTTGCCGCGGATCTCGCGCGAGCCCTCGGCGCTCTTCGTCCACACGCCGCGGTGCATCTCGTTGTTCCGATCACCGAAGCGACGCGCGAGCATCACGATCTCGCACATCATCATCTCGGCGACGCTGCGCGTGTTCGAGAACGGCGCGTTGAACGCCGGGATGCCGCGACGGTTCGCTTCTTCGAGCGCGATCTGGTTGGTGCCGATGCAGAACGCGCCGATCGCGCGCAGCGAGTCGGCGGCCGCGAGCACCTTCGGCGTGATCGTCGTCTTGCTCCGGAGACCGACCGCG is a window encoding:
- the serA gene encoding phosphoglycerate dehydrogenase, with the translated sequence MTDAGRILLLENIHPDARANLEAEGFEVELLKKALPEDELCERIKGVVAVGLRSKTTITPKVLAAADSLRAIGAFCIGTNQIALEEANRRGIPAFNAPFSNTRSVAEMMMCEIVMLARRFGDRNNEMHRGVWTKSAEGSREIRGKTLGIVGYGHIGRQVGVLAESFGMNVLFFDVSARLPMGNNRAAQSLEELLEKADFVTLHVPETPSTKDMIGQKQIALMKKGAYLINASRGTVVDIPALAEGIKSGHLGGAAIDVFPVEPEGNDGRFVSDLQGLPNVVLTPHIGGSTAEAQVAIGHEVSNTLIRFLKYGATNGAVNFPNAELPKRDGVHRFTHVHRNVPGVLRDVNRIVSEASANVVGQVLATDANIGYLVMDVSEETARRVGEELCQRMAELPTTISATLLY